From Halobacillus sp. Marseille-Q1614, one genomic window encodes:
- a CDS encoding SIR2 family protein: MTVGISNYEIYLDDTLSYLKRYIVDMKSRPILFVGSGFSRRYIGSPSWIGLLEQLINENPNISLPIEYFIQEHEGDNAAIASELVEYYRNYAWENRENESLFPPELFTSRSKSIFLKHKISTILKDLTDKFDLDVNEWREEIKLIRRLNPQALITTNYDTLLEKLFPKYEAIVGQKVIREKKATDIGHILKIHGSVEDLSGIVIEKQDYKNFFEKQIYLIAKLFTYFMEHPVIFIGYGLNDDNIKSILYNVKQILDAETEPIIPNMWFIDWSENPINNESTPPQEKSISVGNGESVRVNYIRLHTYEKLYETLYQDSVDIEKLKQIEETVYNVVKSDTITNLEVDIASLRHLTDRENFLNSFTTSTEGGHEGVRSFVTFADITDPNQLASQFCLTATELCKRVYDNDRSYWSYAYELINKVDAQVGINLRESNNAYHVRLEGVSRYSLEMVSLLKKVKDREPYTITIQGEEVSYPPIE, encoded by the coding sequence ATGACCGTTGGAATTTCAAATTACGAGATATATTTAGATGATACATTGAGCTACTTGAAACGTTACATTGTAGATATGAAAAGTAGACCTATATTATTTGTAGGTTCAGGTTTCTCTCGTAGATACATAGGTTCACCAAGCTGGATAGGTTTGTTGGAGCAACTAATAAATGAAAACCCCAATATCAGTTTGCCTATTGAATATTTTATTCAAGAACATGAGGGAGATAATGCAGCAATTGCCTCTGAACTGGTTGAATATTATCGGAATTATGCTTGGGAAAATCGCGAAAATGAAAGTCTGTTCCCCCCAGAGTTATTTACATCAAGATCAAAAAGTATATTTCTAAAACATAAGATATCTACGATCTTGAAAGACTTAACCGATAAGTTTGACCTTGATGTAAATGAATGGAGAGAAGAAATTAAATTAATAAGAAGACTTAATCCGCAAGCATTAATTACTACTAATTATGATACCCTCCTTGAGAAATTGTTCCCAAAATACGAAGCCATTGTGGGTCAAAAAGTTATACGTGAGAAAAAGGCTACAGACATAGGACATATTTTGAAAATACATGGATCGGTTGAAGATTTAAGTGGAATAGTCATAGAGAAACAAGATTATAAAAACTTTTTTGAAAAGCAAATTTATCTTATAGCGAAGTTGTTCACTTACTTCATGGAGCATCCAGTTATATTTATTGGGTACGGTTTAAATGACGATAATATTAAGTCCATTTTATATAATGTTAAACAAATACTAGATGCTGAAACTGAACCAATAATTCCAAATATGTGGTTTATAGATTGGAGTGAGAATCCAATAAATAATGAATCAACACCACCTCAAGAAAAATCAATATCGGTTGGTAATGGAGAGTCTGTTAGAGTAAATTATATTAGGCTGCACACCTATGAAAAGCTATATGAGACTTTATATCAAGACTCAGTTGATATAGAGAAGTTAAAGCAAATTGAAGAAACTGTTTATAATGTAGTAAAGAGTGATACTATTACGAATTTAGAGGTTGATATTGCCAGTTTAAGACATCTAACTGACAGGGAGAATTTCTTAAATTCATTTACTACCTCTACCGAAGGTGGTCATGAAGGAGTAAGGTCATTTGTAACATTTGCTGATATAACAGACCCTAACCAATTGGCATCACAGTTTTGTTTAACGGCTACAGAACTTTGTAAGAGAGTTTATGATAATGATCGTTCTTATTGGTCCTATGCTTACGAGCTTATTAATAAAGTAGATGCACAAGTAGGTATAAATTTAAGGGAATCCAATAATGCTTATCATGTTCGTTTGGAAGGTGTAAGTAGATATTCATTAGAAATGGTGTCCTTGTTAAAAAAAGTGAAGGATAGAGAACCTTACACAATTACTATTCAAGGGGAGGAAGTATCTTACCCACCTATAGAATAG
- a CDS encoding CD3337/EF1877 family mobilome membrane protein encodes MKDSSRLILGLLVFCFLVSVPLDSVFAAPKVDPKTEEQGGVELKSEQYELEQYQATTHFEESWNPFSLDELDKMMNGIANMFFGMTKLVANIVDAGLRELYGLEIVNQFADDIGSASEELWGVLYDNFGVALFVIAVLQLFFFYVAQRNGMKAGQSSLKLICVLVVAGVWFSQSSYFLKTMNSISNEAQGAVMSAGAFLTTEDIDQSNGMEASQALLRNAYFDLAVYNPYLAMNYGTTNEDTITADDSNRITNLVATPLTEKGYSEREEIAEREVDKLGNTSMSISTIYGKIAVSAFSFFFALVLGFPLLLVAFVSFLLQVLMLLIALILPVSFLISILPSFANSGWYTFGRLIAVGAMKIFVGIILLITFMIVNITEGMLPATSTEMYMLNAIITSVLLILMIKYRNKMIEFITAGKVASVDMNTASRVYDKTVKEPSEKIRHGVYQGAQVAAAYAGIRGAGAAFAGEQLEDRDEQRTPQTSDGQQGSDQRTKDVVDLSGYREARSQRTTQPQQEKQKPTSESSEHVKEPKESHPSNASSTNSSLPMGVYNRQELEKTRNPQQKKRKNQESADTKNQRKRMSRTPQHQRLSHQERQEIRERYHIEKNKPITQWEARQQIEDRKMGRFSRPMDHSSQGTESTSRDHSKHRTTSIYSTEEIARSKERQQAASTRENVRSQDRSNTDRDRSTHPSTEKEHTRPSKTTKQSDTMRTPSVSKHRHREVKVNRTSQVKPEQARRHSSKRESKTMERDSVRIHRSHSN; translated from the coding sequence ATGAAGGACTCCTCGAGGCTCATTCTTGGTTTGCTTGTATTTTGCTTTTTAGTTTCTGTGCCATTGGACAGTGTGTTTGCTGCTCCTAAGGTTGACCCAAAGACCGAGGAACAAGGGGGTGTGGAATTAAAATCTGAACAATATGAACTGGAGCAATACCAAGCGACCACTCACTTTGAGGAAAGTTGGAATCCCTTTAGTCTGGATGAACTCGATAAGATGATGAATGGGATTGCGAATATGTTTTTTGGCATGACCAAACTTGTTGCCAATATCGTAGATGCGGGTTTACGAGAATTATATGGTTTGGAGATTGTCAATCAGTTTGCGGACGATATTGGGAGTGCGAGTGAAGAATTGTGGGGCGTGCTCTATGATAATTTTGGAGTGGCTCTTTTTGTGATTGCTGTCCTTCAACTGTTCTTCTTCTATGTCGCTCAACGTAATGGCATGAAAGCTGGTCAATCTTCGTTGAAGTTAATCTGTGTGCTTGTGGTGGCTGGGGTTTGGTTTTCTCAATCCAGTTACTTCTTAAAAACGATGAATAGCATCAGTAATGAAGCCCAAGGGGCTGTGATGTCAGCCGGAGCTTTCCTCACCACAGAAGATATTGACCAATCCAACGGAATGGAAGCCTCCCAAGCGTTATTACGCAATGCTTACTTTGATTTAGCCGTTTATAATCCCTACCTTGCGATGAACTACGGGACCACCAATGAAGACACCATCACAGCTGATGATAGCAACCGGATAACCAATCTTGTAGCCACCCCTTTAACTGAGAAGGGGTACTCCGAAAGAGAGGAAATTGCCGAAAGAGAAGTTGATAAACTAGGGAATACCAGCATGAGCATATCGACCATCTATGGAAAGATTGCGGTAAGTGCGTTCTCCTTTTTCTTTGCGTTGGTTTTAGGGTTTCCTTTATTGTTAGTGGCTTTTGTGAGTTTCTTATTGCAAGTGCTAATGTTACTGATTGCGTTGATCTTACCTGTGAGTTTCCTGATCTCCATCCTTCCGAGCTTTGCGAATAGTGGATGGTATACGTTTGGTCGTTTAATCGCCGTCGGAGCTATGAAGATATTTGTAGGGATCATTCTTTTAATCACCTTTATGATCGTGAATATCACAGAAGGAATGCTTCCGGCAACATCTACGGAAATGTATATGCTGAATGCAATTATTACCAGTGTTCTTTTAATCTTAATGATTAAGTATCGCAACAAGATGATTGAATTTATCACAGCTGGAAAAGTCGCCAGCGTGGATATGAACACGGCTAGTCGCGTGTATGATAAGACCGTTAAGGAACCTTCGGAAAAAATTCGGCATGGGGTGTATCAAGGAGCTCAAGTGGCAGCTGCTTATGCTGGTATTCGGGGAGCCGGAGCCGCCTTTGCAGGAGAACAGCTTGAAGATCGTGACGAGCAACGTACCCCTCAAACTTCTGATGGTCAACAAGGATCAGATCAAAGGACAAAAGATGTCGTTGATCTTTCGGGTTATCGAGAAGCTAGAAGCCAACGAACCACTCAACCTCAACAAGAAAAGCAAAAGCCAACGTCTGAATCATCAGAACATGTAAAAGAGCCGAAGGAATCCCACCCATCGAATGCTTCTTCTACCAATTCGTCTTTGCCCATGGGCGTCTATAACCGTCAGGAATTAGAGAAAACAAGAAATCCGCAACAGAAGAAAAGAAAAAATCAAGAGTCTGCCGATACAAAGAACCAACGAAAACGCATGAGTCGAACCCCTCAACATCAACGTTTATCTCACCAAGAACGTCAAGAGATTCGAGAACGCTACCATATTGAAAAGAATAAGCCCATTACCCAATGGGAAGCCCGACAACAGATTGAAGATCGGAAAATGGGAAGGTTTTCTCGTCCGATGGACCATTCCTCACAGGGGACCGAATCAACTAGTCGAGACCACAGCAAGCATCGAACCACTTCCATCTATTCAACAGAGGAGATTGCCCGTTCTAAGGAACGCCAGCAGGCGGCCTCTACGAGGGAGAATGTTCGTTCACAAGACCGTTCAAACACCGACAGGGATCGATCCACCCATCCCTCAACAGAAAAAGAACATACAAGGCCGTCTAAGACTACAAAGCAATCGGATACCATGCGTACTCCAAGCGTTTCTAAACACCGGCACCGGGAAGTCAAAGTGAATCGAACGTCTCAGGTGAAGCCGGAACAGGCTCGAAGACACTCGTCCAAACGGGAGTCGAAGACGATGGAACGGGATTCTGTTCGGATTCACCGCAGCCATTCGAATTAA
- a CDS encoding type IV secretory system conjugative DNA transfer family protein: protein MGVIAGILLGVALLVVLFPVVLVALLLFGLTLSTKKVRWLTYGSLLGGLTFALTVYVAGWTELFQYIPFMFSLFGMESLIAPVQAAVNQGEAFQMSVASYVLILSSATVVARIFLSVYQFFKGKVVKPKEDAILEYRASKDYYSIFNQRYHLNRKVQAKYRKAKKAEIQKEGRTTDVLLGIDEYGKAAHMDLKEMNQHVLLQGTTGSGKTIVSYSLVEPTLMNGETVFFIDGKGDPKTIQELQSLCDYYGRKLHVFSEHTQLKYNPIRNGNRTSVTDRIMAIFDWSNEFYKNEAENQLQKVIHFLDDYGFKRDLENVTKYLSIPRIYEVLTKDYETVEETIQEKVPVKQTVPDQAKIDDILGVMSSGPSSEESMEYKVQEKVIERTKQTERSKKYMMYFFDKEILSEEEEEAILNGEDQTSQLFRGMQSQLEKLLYSELGHLLDDTEDGLDLMDIVQKGESVVFSFNSLSYAEFMKRFARFVIADISNVVQQQFGKQQNQGITGVFDEFGAYGSSTIVDIVARSRSANFRAVIGIQSFADLTLQGHDISQQVIDNVNTFFLGRSNSDSSPEKASNVIGTFKDIDITHQLENKGTMFKRLDFKSEKGTTRNVNRFYVHPDQIKEFTTGEFAVFQKSVKERAKRRIVYFRNPLEGLDPLAPKTKVSLLKGR, encoded by the coding sequence GTGGGAGTGATTGCAGGGATTCTTTTAGGTGTTGCTCTCCTGGTGGTGCTCTTTCCTGTTGTTTTAGTAGCTCTTTTGCTTTTTGGTCTTACCCTAAGTACCAAGAAAGTTCGATGGTTGACGTACGGTAGTCTTCTAGGTGGCCTTACTTTTGCTCTGACCGTTTATGTGGCCGGATGGACCGAGTTGTTTCAATACATTCCCTTTATGTTTTCGTTGTTTGGGATGGAGAGTTTGATTGCTCCGGTTCAAGCAGCAGTTAATCAAGGGGAAGCTTTTCAAATGAGTGTTGCTTCTTATGTTTTGATTCTTTCCTCTGCTACTGTGGTTGCTCGAATTTTCCTTAGTGTGTATCAGTTCTTTAAAGGAAAAGTGGTTAAACCTAAGGAGGATGCCATTTTAGAGTATCGTGCATCCAAAGACTATTATTCTATCTTTAACCAGCGATATCATTTGAACCGCAAAGTGCAGGCCAAGTATCGGAAGGCTAAAAAAGCTGAGATTCAGAAAGAAGGACGGACTACCGATGTTTTGCTAGGCATTGATGAATATGGAAAAGCAGCTCACATGGACTTAAAAGAAATGAATCAGCATGTTTTGCTGCAGGGTACTACTGGGAGTGGTAAAACCATTGTTTCTTATTCTTTAGTGGAGCCCACTTTGATGAATGGAGAAACGGTCTTTTTCATTGATGGCAAAGGAGATCCCAAAACGATCCAAGAGCTTCAGTCTTTATGTGATTATTACGGAAGGAAATTGCATGTCTTCTCTGAGCATACCCAACTGAAATACAATCCGATTCGAAATGGAAACCGCACAAGCGTTACCGACCGGATCATGGCGATTTTTGATTGGAGCAATGAATTTTACAAAAATGAAGCAGAAAACCAATTGCAGAAAGTGATTCATTTTCTGGATGATTATGGCTTTAAACGTGATCTTGAGAATGTGACGAAATATTTATCCATTCCTCGCATTTATGAGGTGCTCACCAAGGATTATGAAACCGTGGAAGAAACCATTCAAGAAAAAGTTCCTGTAAAACAAACCGTTCCTGATCAGGCTAAAATCGACGACATTCTAGGTGTTATGAGTAGTGGTCCCTCTTCCGAAGAGTCTATGGAATACAAAGTTCAAGAAAAAGTCATTGAGCGCACCAAACAAACTGAGCGATCTAAAAAGTATATGATGTATTTCTTTGATAAGGAAATCCTCTCCGAGGAGGAAGAAGAAGCCATTTTAAACGGTGAAGATCAGACGAGTCAATTATTTCGAGGGATGCAGTCTCAGCTGGAAAAGCTGTTGTATTCGGAACTCGGCCATTTGTTAGACGATACCGAAGATGGACTTGATCTTATGGATATCGTGCAAAAAGGTGAAAGTGTGGTTTTCTCCTTTAACTCCTTAAGCTATGCCGAATTCATGAAACGTTTTGCTCGTTTCGTGATTGCTGATATATCCAACGTGGTGCAACAACAGTTTGGAAAACAGCAGAATCAGGGCATTACAGGAGTTTTTGATGAATTTGGGGCTTATGGGTCAAGTACCATTGTCGATATTGTGGCTCGGTCTAGAAGTGCTAATTTTAGAGCCGTGATTGGGATTCAATCTTTTGCTGATCTAACTCTTCAAGGTCATGACATTTCTCAACAGGTCATTGATAACGTGAACACCTTTTTCCTCGGGCGTTCCAATAGTGATTCTTCTCCAGAAAAGGCATCCAATGTGATCGGTACTTTTAAAGATATAGACATCACCCACCAGCTAGAAAACAAAGGGACGATGTTTAAACGACTTGATTTCAAAAGTGAAAAAGGCACCACTCGTAATGTGAATCGGTTTTATGTCCATCCTGACCAAATTAAAGAGTTTACCACAGGAGAATTTGCTGTTTTTCAAAAATCGGTAAAGGAACGGGCCAAGCGTCGGATCGTTTATTTTAGAAACCCCTTAGAAGGTTTAGATCCTTTAGCTCCTAAAACAAAAGTTTCACTTTTAAAAGGAAGGTGA
- a CDS encoding AbrB/MazE/SpoVT family DNA-binding domain-containing protein, with protein MKSTGIVRKIDELGRVVIPKELRRTLDMNIKDPIEIFVDHDQVILQKYKVQTACAVTGEITPYNQKFEGDIWLSPKGIRILADELEKNNVTN; from the coding sequence ATGAAAAGCACAGGAATTGTACGTAAGATTGATGAATTAGGACGAGTGGTCATTCCAAAGGAATTAAGAAGAACTCTGGATATGAATATCAAAGACCCTATAGAAATTTTTGTGGATCATGACCAAGTGATTCTGCAGAAATATAAGGTTCAAACGGCTTGTGCGGTCACAGGAGAAATTACACCTTATAACCAAAAGTTTGAAGGGGACATTTGGTTGAGTCCTAAAGGGATACGTATTCTTGCGGATGAATTAGAAAAAAACAATGTAACCAATTAA
- a CDS encoding conjugal transfer protein has product MKVTYNYKRVFQHPITLYRIGDVRLPYGIALLRVTVACVILGIMLLFRDVVNAVGSIMSGLTLVLYVGIPYLLSGFLLKKSFNGKRIHYFMYDFMRYFFGWYLPKKRIANDEEVLYSHTKAITFEKTIIQRKEGKAHATSNSDQNRTRQPHANEKRGNLGVLPNLSERHTRRELRKVRES; this is encoded by the coding sequence ATGAAAGTCACTTACAATTACAAACGAGTGTTTCAACATCCAATCACCTTATACCGGATTGGCGATGTTCGACTCCCTTACGGCATCGCCCTCTTACGGGTGACCGTCGCTTGTGTCATCCTAGGGATTATGCTTCTGTTCCGTGATGTGGTCAACGCTGTGGGATCAATCATGTCTGGTTTAACGCTGGTTTTATATGTAGGGATTCCGTATCTCTTATCCGGATTTTTATTGAAGAAGTCTTTTAATGGGAAGCGTATCCACTATTTCATGTATGACTTTATGCGGTACTTCTTTGGATGGTATCTCCCGAAGAAACGCATAGCCAATGATGAAGAAGTGCTTTATAGCCACACAAAAGCTATCACTTTTGAGAAGACCATTATTCAACGGAAAGAAGGGAAGGCTCATGCAACTTCGAACTCCGATCAAAACCGTACACGACAACCTCATGCTAACGAAAAGCGGGGAAATCTGGGCGTATTACCGAATCTCTCCGAGCGTCATACCCGTCGCGAATTACGAAAAGTTAGAGAATCATAA
- a CDS encoding cystatin-like fold lipoprotein, whose translation MKKWLVLVLLGALALGACSPSYDQEIEEVIEKENKSLQEPGVKKDIETLEREDAQIAVYEDGKYIKIAYMIRSDHEADSLYESSDNGYEINASNDLKKQLNSMEPDYTENMEDS comes from the coding sequence ATGAAGAAATGGCTTGTATTGGTTCTCTTAGGGGCTCTTGCGTTAGGAGCTTGTAGCCCCTCATATGATCAAGAAATTGAGGAAGTTATAGAGAAAGAAAATAAGTCTCTACAAGAGCCAGGAGTTAAAAAAGATATTGAAACCCTAGAAAGAGAAGATGCTCAAATAGCCGTCTATGAAGATGGGAAGTATATCAAAATAGCTTATATGATACGTTCCGATCATGAAGCTGATTCCCTTTATGAATCTAGTGATAATGGTTATGAAATTAACGCTAGTAATGACTTAAAAAAACAATTGAATAGTATGGAACCTGATTACACAGAGAACATGGAAGACTCGTAG
- a CDS encoding lysozyme family protein: protein MKKIILIIALFFILVFGSIISLLFMVTMNEEDEAQYGLVSEQGTAQVSEAVERYRPLFEKYAEKYGVEDYVELLMAKTMQESGGRLPDVMQSSESIGLPPNTIKDPERSIDVGVRYFAEVLERADYDVKLTLQAYNFGGGFIDYVQEHNDGEYSREVAVAFSEQKESELGWDNYGDVDYVENVMRYLDGFDSSPVEFTGSEGEWALPLKHVAVTSDFGWRTHPISGDRSHHTGLDFDCSPSDSIYSVKDGVVSKAVHSNGGLGNYAVVQHNDEEYSVYGHLSSLNVSTGDSIDQGDKVGMCGSTGQSTGPHLHLEYSTGPRYQDGSEFLDPAEALGL, encoded by the coding sequence TTGAAGAAGATCATCCTTATTATTGCCCTCTTTTTTATTCTCGTTTTTGGATCCATTATCAGCCTTCTCTTTATGGTGACAATGAATGAAGAAGATGAGGCTCAGTATGGGCTGGTTTCGGAACAAGGAACCGCCCAGGTCTCCGAAGCTGTCGAGCGTTACCGACCTTTATTTGAAAAATATGCAGAAAAGTACGGAGTTGAGGATTATGTAGAGCTGCTGATGGCTAAAACCATGCAGGAGTCAGGGGGGAGACTTCCCGATGTGATGCAATCGAGCGAGTCAATTGGTCTTCCTCCCAATACCATTAAAGACCCCGAACGTTCGATTGATGTAGGGGTGAGATATTTTGCAGAAGTCTTAGAAAGAGCAGACTATGATGTGAAATTAACCCTTCAAGCCTATAATTTTGGCGGTGGTTTTATTGATTATGTGCAAGAGCATAATGACGGAGAATACAGTCGAGAGGTAGCCGTTGCCTTTAGTGAGCAAAAAGAATCTGAACTCGGATGGGACAATTACGGGGACGTTGATTACGTGGAGAATGTTATGCGTTATTTGGATGGTTTTGACTCAAGTCCCGTGGAATTTACCGGTTCTGAAGGAGAATGGGCATTACCTTTAAAGCATGTCGCGGTCACCAGCGATTTTGGATGGAGAACGCATCCGATATCAGGGGATCGAAGTCACCATACCGGTCTAGATTTTGATTGCTCCCCTTCTGATAGCATTTACAGTGTGAAAGATGGTGTGGTTTCTAAAGCTGTTCATTCTAATGGAGGATTAGGCAATTATGCGGTGGTTCAACACAATGATGAGGAATATAGCGTCTATGGTCACCTTAGCTCTTTAAACGTCAGCACAGGAGATTCCATCGATCAGGGGGACAAAGTCGGCATGTGTGGGAGTACCGGTCAATCTACAGGCCCTCACTTGCATTTAGAATATAGCACAGGCCCCCGTTATCAAGACGGCTCTGAATTTCTCGATCCTGCGGAAGCCTTGGGATTATAG
- a CDS encoding TcpD family membrane protein → MNLFEMMNTVVFGTLPTLDGIEDWAVNEGGNAVAIVLVIFAVFYLVRQSWGKLIGFMIIAALVFFAVGNPDGMLENIEGIWRNVTGG, encoded by the coding sequence ATGAATTTATTTGAAATGATGAATACTGTGGTGTTTGGTACGTTGCCTACTTTGGATGGGATTGAAGATTGGGCTGTCAATGAAGGAGGAAATGCAGTTGCCATTGTGTTAGTCATCTTTGCGGTTTTCTACCTTGTCCGACAAAGTTGGGGGAAATTGATAGGCTTTATGATCATTGCGGCGCTTGTATTTTTCGCCGTCGGTAACCCTGATGGCATGCTAGAGAATATTGAGGGCATATGGAGGAATGTAACAGGAGGTTAA
- a CDS encoding ATP-binding protein, whose translation MEWVSAFVVSGQTKAECKQRANHLITSLKDQEIYCVRPIADQLPLFYKFLHGEPLKFEKNWVQQTTHTGFAENLFGVSNQLGSNIGFYFGRISKGIGKKYLEESVASSRDISLFHPFMANEGIKGASTDSPHISITGQTGKGKSFLVKLIMMYLSFLKVNVLITDPKNEIEENFTKAIEDPEIRVNYPLFTKLIRSFRYVTLDPSIPSNHGVLDPICFLEGYEAKDTAQGIIEQIYDMNGKDDVKTELLKTLTQVIEERAKGQQRGMMHVVERLQESENRNVRNAGDLLFQIVQNSILQLIFSDGSYEGLRLGNKINVLQIQGLDLPEAADDPNFYSDSERKSLCLMIPLAKFCEKFGSRSKQEKTAIIFDEAWMLTKARGGKKLVKSMRRIGRSYSNQLYFVTQSVSDVESDDDVGNFGAKFAFDEGAEREDILSFMNLENVEENRKLLENMTKGHCLFTDFYGRTGKLAIDCLFEEWREAFKTVDQSYSAKAEEEIMQ comes from the coding sequence ATGGAATGGGTTTCGGCTTTTGTGGTGTCGGGCCAAACAAAAGCGGAGTGTAAGCAACGAGCCAATCATTTAATTACTTCCTTAAAGGATCAGGAAATTTATTGCGTACGTCCGATCGCTGATCAACTCCCCCTTTTCTATAAGTTCTTACATGGGGAACCTTTAAAATTTGAAAAGAACTGGGTTCAGCAGACGACCCATACGGGGTTTGCAGAAAACCTCTTTGGGGTGAGTAACCAACTAGGGTCTAACATCGGGTTTTACTTTGGCCGCATATCCAAAGGCATCGGGAAGAAATATTTGGAGGAATCGGTGGCCTCGAGTCGTGATATCTCCCTCTTTCATCCGTTTATGGCGAATGAAGGGATCAAGGGAGCTTCCACAGACTCCCCTCATATTTCGATTACAGGACAGACCGGGAAAGGGAAGAGTTTCCTTGTAAAGCTTATTATGATGTACCTCTCCTTTCTCAAGGTCAATGTACTGATTACCGATCCGAAGAATGAAATTGAAGAAAATTTTACAAAGGCGATTGAAGACCCTGAGATCCGGGTGAATTACCCTTTATTCACCAAATTGATTCGTTCCTTTCGTTATGTGACGCTCGATCCTTCTATTCCTTCCAATCATGGCGTATTAGACCCTATTTGTTTTTTAGAAGGTTATGAAGCCAAGGATACAGCTCAAGGGATTATCGAACAAATCTATGATATGAACGGCAAAGATGACGTCAAAACCGAGCTGCTAAAAACGTTAACACAGGTGATTGAAGAACGAGCCAAGGGACAGCAGCGAGGCATGATGCATGTGGTGGAACGTCTACAGGAAAGTGAAAACCGCAACGTTCGAAATGCGGGCGACCTTTTGTTTCAGATTGTCCAGAACTCGATTCTGCAGCTGATCTTTTCCGATGGATCGTATGAGGGGTTGCGTTTAGGAAATAAGATCAACGTGCTTCAAATCCAAGGGCTGGATTTACCCGAAGCTGCGGATGATCCGAATTTTTATAGCGATAGTGAACGGAAAAGTCTTTGCTTGATGATCCCTTTGGCTAAATTCTGTGAGAAGTTTGGCAGTCGAAGCAAACAAGAAAAAACAGCGATCATTTTTGATGAAGCATGGATGCTGACGAAAGCCCGTGGCGGTAAAAAACTCGTGAAGTCGATGAGACGCATTGGCCGTTCCTACAGCAATCAACTCTATTTTGTGACGCAATCGGTAAGTGATGTAGAAAGTGATGATGATGTCGGGAACTTTGGGGCCAAGTTCGCCTTTGATGAAGGGGCAGAACGAGAAGATATTCTTTCCTTTATGAACTTAGAAAACGTCGAAGAGAACCGAAAGCTACTAGAAAACATGACAAAAGGACATTGTCTCTTTACCGATTTCTATGGCCGCACTGGAAAACTAGCGATTGATTGCTTGTTTGAAGAATGGAGAGAAGCTTTTAAAACGGTGGATCAATCGTACTCCGCAAAAGCAGAGGAGGAAATTATGCAATGA
- a CDS encoding conjugal transfer protein, with protein sequence MQASIQALKSKLQRFFSQFKKPKKDSRKLPKAKRSSEKGLRVLLWALLLLLVIASPLAFIRSGNALLYSKDNTEQLKEVQASVGSSNGLYSREEIEVYGDQVVDAYIHIPQDGEERQGLLDRLDSYYAEGVPLPSYQNINGYRTLDEKTLYNIEEHEGRIVLQYRVDYTNVTVEEGEKEGSKKESEGEETKHSKSALLNLPIQAEQRQYSVVEPPYFTHIPSLNGEGEKIQDSMKGQEEVNTQDVQEVKAWLQEFFTDYAGGEPKDMEYVMDDPQTLGGLQSFVSLDDPTIYQEGEQQYTVKTGATFEDEDIKSRHQQRFTLEIVKKDGRFYVNEFTNTLGGQS encoded by the coding sequence ATGCAGGCATCGATCCAAGCCCTTAAGTCCAAACTCCAACGTTTTTTCTCTCAATTTAAAAAGCCAAAGAAAGATAGCCGAAAGCTCCCTAAAGCCAAACGTTCTTCAGAAAAGGGGCTGCGTGTTCTCTTATGGGCTTTACTTCTTTTGCTCGTCATCGCTTCCCCTTTAGCTTTCATTCGGTCGGGAAATGCCTTGCTTTACAGTAAGGATAATACCGAGCAATTGAAAGAAGTCCAAGCCAGTGTCGGATCCTCCAACGGTTTGTATTCTAGAGAAGAAATAGAAGTTTATGGGGATCAAGTTGTGGATGCGTATATCCATATTCCTCAAGATGGAGAGGAACGCCAGGGACTTCTTGATCGATTAGACAGTTATTATGCCGAAGGTGTCCCCTTACCCTCCTATCAAAATATCAATGGGTATCGAACCCTTGATGAAAAGACGCTTTATAACATTGAGGAGCATGAGGGTCGCATTGTTTTACAGTATCGCGTGGATTACACAAATGTCACTGTAGAAGAAGGGGAGAAAGAAGGCAGCAAGAAGGAATCGGAGGGGGAAGAAACGAAGCATTCAAAATCAGCCTTACTCAACCTTCCAATCCAAGCCGAGCAACGCCAATATAGTGTCGTGGAACCCCCTTATTTCACCCATATTCCTTCCTTGAATGGAGAAGGTGAAAAAATACAGGATTCCATGAAAGGTCAAGAGGAAGTCAACACGCAGGACGTTCAGGAAGTCAAAGCATGGCTGCAAGAATTCTTTACCGACTATGCCGGTGGGGAGCCCAAGGATATGGAGTACGTCATGGATGATCCGCAAACCTTAGGAGGGCTTCAATCTTTTGTCTCTTTAGATGATCCTACAATTTATCAAGAGGGTGAGCAACAGTATACCGTGAAAACGGGAGCTACCTTTGAAGATGAAGATATTAAATCCCGCCACCAGCAGAGATTCACGTTAGAGATTGTGAAAAAAGACGGCCGTTTTTACGTGAACGAATTTACGAATACATTAGGAGGTCAATCATGA